The following coding sequences are from one Ornithodoros turicata isolate Travis chromosome 1, ASM3712646v1, whole genome shotgun sequence window:
- the LOC135397554 gene encoding exosome complex component RRP41-like, translating into MAGLELLSDEGYRLDGRKSSEQRRIGCRLGVFMQADGSAYLEQGNSKVLAAVYGPHEIRGSRAKALHDRVLVNCQFSMATFSSLERKRRPRGDRKSQEMTLHIQQTFDATILTHLYPRSQIDIFVEVLQADGGTLSVCINAAALALIDAGIALKDYVCACAVGFVDGVPLADISHLEETMGGPVLTVALLPKTQQIVLLEMTSKVHADYLESMLAAAEKGCTDVHAIFDSYVKERTAQVGSCIGWE; encoded by the coding sequence ATGGCGGGGCTTGAACTGCTTTCTGACGAGGGCTACCGATTAGATGGACGTAAATCTTCTGAACAACGAAGAATAGGATGTCGTCTTGGTGTGTTCATGCAAGCAGATGGGTCAGCTTACTTGGAGCAAGGCAATTCAAAAGTTTTAGCAGCTGTCTATGGGCCTCATGAAATCAGAGGGAGTCGTGCGAAAGCACTGCATGACCGCGTGCTAGTGAATTGTCAGTTCAGTATGGCGACTTTCAGTTCTCTTGAACGAAAGCGGCGACCACGAGGAGATAGAAAATCGCAAGAAATGACTCTTCATATTCAACAAACTTTTGATGCCACTATCTTAACCCACCTTTATCCACGCTCTCAAATTGACATTTTCGTTGAAGTCCTTCAGGCTGATGGGGGTACACTCAGTGTATGTATTAATGCTGCGGCATTGGCATTGATAGACGCTGGAATTGCGTTGAAGGACTacgtgtgtgcctgtgcagtcgGTTTCGTGGACGGCGTACCTCTTGCGGATATCAGTCACCTTGAAGAAACCATGGGTGGCCCTGTTTTAACTGTAGCCCTCCTCCCGAAGACGCAGCAAATAGTGTTGCTTGAAATGACATCTAAAGTCCACGCAGATTATTTGGAAAGTATGTTAGCTGCAGCAGAAAAAGGATGTACAGATGTCCATGCTATTTTTGACAGCTATGTTAAGGAACGTACTGCACAAGTTGGTTCATGCATTGGTTGGGAATAA
- the LOC135377644 gene encoding uncharacterized protein LOC135377644, whose translation MKMIKAKCTWKVQGDRPVSDAIVHFENDESIDLEDAISAENCVQLEAPMDDDIAGNYIVPACQIFLFCIESRQISSISILSEARVIEVYGYHGEYLSTMKNELMEEVDGLSVFRGDLNLERPVKECCLKFMPLKSKESMWLYGIKIVLQQKGRTTLPGMFPPNIPMKEVEERLNSSHTQISDKAEAFKKLMETFQGASPYMPMMQQTVPGLAFQAQPQVQFPQSVNVTQLLGLLQGMVPPAAIQPAQNNTFDLVQQIAALKPEMVQELYKHMPVQHQAQQMPQATAPVQDQNQEAALTTLAELIRTSKIAEPPSAPVQSPAAPVKTAEGFPLPVSNEVIMEYLAKSELLSKESITAILTDIVKKSGSEFHLHKTLGDAEKPDRIQDDVIQKYAQAQPQSMLDGEKEADTNILVKPEVMNSAAALPHKEVLPEPSHPPVTAAVQTVTEELVDSACQTEPMQEEGSAATPQVTQEMVLDVLKGDLETLFEKMSKAAQEQLLNLLGGHMEELKQQVVEKVEVKIQEMEERVNARFDAIIDALQGQEEEEEIFEQTEEGSSV comes from the exons ATGAAAATGATAAAAGCGAAGTGCACATGGAAAGTACAGGGTGATCGCCCAGTCTCCGATGCGATTGTGCATTTTGAAAACGACGAAAG CATTGATCTTGAAGATGCTATCTCAGCAGAGAACTGTGTTCAGCTGGAAGCTCCCATGGATGACGACATTGCTGGAAACTACATTGTTCCTGCATGTCAGATTTTCTTGTTTTGCATTGAAAGCCGTCAGATCAGCAGCATTTCAATTCTTTCCGAAGCACGAGTTATCGAGGTGTATGGCTATCATGGTGAATACCTCAGCACTATGAAGAATGAACTCATGGAGGAAGTAGATGGTCTATCAGTATTTCGAGGGGACCTGAACCTTGAACGTCCCGTAAAGGAATGCTGTCTTAAG TTCATGCCGTTGAAGTCGAAGGAATCTATGTGGCTGTATGGCATCAAAATTGTGCTTCAGCAGAAGGGTCGTACTACCCTCCCTGGTATGTTCCCACCAAACATACCAATGAAGGAAGTGGAAGAGCGACTGAACTCCTCTCATACTCAGATCAGCGATAAGGCTGAAGCATTCAAAAAGCTGATGGAAACATTTCAGGGGGCAAGCCCTTATATGCCTATGATGCAGCAAACAGTTCCAGGCCTTGCATTTCAGGCACAACCACAAGTCCAGTTCCCACAAAGTGTTAATGTTACACAGCTCTTAGGACTTCTTCAGGGAATGGTGCCACCAGCTGCAATACAGCCTGCTCAAAATAATACATTCGACCTTGTGCAGCAGATAGCTGCTTTAAAGCCAGAGATGGTACAGGAACTGTATAAACATATGCCTGTGCAACATCAAGCTCAACAAATGCCTCAGGCAACAGCACCAGTGCAAGATCAAAATCAAGAGGCTGCACTGACTACATTGGCAGAGCTTATCAGAACATCGAAAATAGCGGAACCTCCTTCAGCCCCAGTCCAAAGTCCAGCAGCACCAGTGAAGACAGCAGAAGGATTTCCCCTTCCTGTGAGCAATGAAGTCATCATGGAATACCTTGCAAAATCAGAACTGTTAAGCAAAGAGAGTATAACAGCTATTCTGACAGATATTGTTAAGAAAAGTGGATCTGAATTTCACCTTCATAAGACTCTTGGAGATGCTGAAAAACCTGATAGAATTCAAGATGATGTCATACAGAAATATGCACAAGCACAGCCACAGTCGATGTTAGACGGCGAGAAGGAAGCTGATACTAACATACTGGTGAAACCAGAAGTGATGAATAGTGCGGCAGCACTACCACATAAAGAAGTGTTACCAGAACCATCTCATCCACCTGTGACAGCAGCAGTTCAGACAGTTACAGAAGAACTTGTAGACAGTGCTTGCCAGACAGAACCTATGCAGGAAGAGGGCTCAGCAGCAACTCCTCAGGTCACTCAGGAGATGGTCTTAGATGTGCTCAA AGGTGACCTTGAAACATTGTTTGAAAAGATGAGCAAGGCAGCACAAGAACAACTACTGAATCTACTGGGAGGACATATGGAAGAACTAAAGCAACAAGTAGTAGAAAAGGTGGAAGTCAAGATTCAGGAAATGGAGGAGAGGGTCAATGCCCGTTTTGATGCAATCATCGACGCCCTTCAGGGacaagaggaggaggaagagattTTTGAGCAGACAGAAGAGGGGTCATCTGTATAA
- the LOC135377643 gene encoding cytoplasmic dynein 2 intermediate chain 2-like isoform X2, with translation MQTEQVNSHAAAVQTRTYADAEVQAAQNDAKIPKQRDWDMTSVGSFLKETLPLMTAQLQMASRSTALPHYCPVRDKDQQQLSVSPLFQLAFPARLRCSGISWNCTGSVVALSCSIPTHDGWCLHDSSAFLWSLHRQTSKECKPSSILNTEGCLSALAFHSHKSAILVAGTLHGDIILWDLGRDLENWITGSNVIKGEHHDAVTGVHWSTYVDTADSFLSCSLDGRILYWKLIHPSQKPEPKERFIITTDSMPQSMNIKSGASSSSAIGVTSVSLNQFDPSLFVIGTEGGAVLQGSLNSSKHLPYISGSLDEGYKCPVVKGFHPHKGHVIKVCYSPFSRNVFLSSGVDQTVKVFSHMQAQPTAVIQMAHEVASVQWSPKTPVMLTVLQRDGHIKFFDIRSLSIPYAEIESGIQHCTASALQYCQNQPDLLCAARDDGSAEVWQLGENFVCETDFLQVESTILL, from the exons ATGCAGACTGAGCAAGTGAATTCGCACGCAGCTGCTGTGCAGACTCGGACGTATGCTGATGCTGAG GTACAGGCAGCTCAAAACGATGCGAAGATACCTAAACAAAGGGACTGGGATATGACGTCGGTGGGCTCATTCCTAAAAGAGACTTTACCACTGATGACAGCACAGCTGCAAATGGCGTCCAGGAGCACAGCTCTTCCACATTACTGCCCCGTGCGTGACAAAGATCAGCAACAACTATCTGTATCACCATTGTTTCAGCTAGCCTTTCCTGCACGT CTTCGTTGCAGTGGGATATCGTGGAACTGTACTGGCTCTGTCGTCGCACTATCAT GCAGTATACCCACTCACGATGGCTGGTGTCTGCATGATTCATCTGCGTTTTTATGGAGCTTGCATCGTCAAACTTCAAAGGAGTGCAAGCCAAGCAGCATTCTAAATACAGAAGGCTGTTTGTCGGCGCTTGCATTTCACTCGCACAAGTCTGCTATACTTGTTGCTGGGACACTTCACG gTGATATCATATTGTGGGATTTGGGGCGGGATCTTGAGAACTGGATTACTGGATCGAATGTCATCAAGGGTGAACACCACGACGCTGTCACGGGCGTACATTGGAGTACATATGTTGATACAGCGGATTCG TTTCTTAGCTGTAGTCTGGATGGAAGAATATTGTACTGGAAGCTCATTCATCCTAGCCAAAAACCAGAACCAAAAGAGCGGTTTATAATCACCACAGACAGTATGCCCCAAAGCATGAATATCAAGTCCGGGGCGAGCAGCAGCTCTGCTATAGGAG TGACATCGGTTTCTCTGAACCAGTTCGACCCTTCATTGTTCGTCATTGGAACAGAAGGAGGCGCGGTGCTCCAAGGGTCCCTCAACTCATCGAAACACTTGCCAT ACATAAGTGGGTCTCTAGATGAAGGTTACAAGTGCCCAGTAGTGAAGGGGTTTCACCCCCACAAGGGCCATGTCATAAAAGTCTGCTATTCGCCATTCTCAAGAAATGTCTTCCTGTCCTCCGGTGTTGATCAGACAGTGAAAGTCTTCAGCCATATGCAG GCACAACCAACTGCCGTTATCCAAATGGCACATGAAGTAGCAAGTGTGCAGTGGTCTCCTAAAACACCAGTGATGCTGACAGTCCTTCAACGCGATGGACACATTAAGTTTTTTGATATTCGGTCACTGTCCATACCTTATGCGGAGATTGAATCTGGTATTCAGCATTGTACTGCGAGTGCACTACAGTACTGCCAAAACCA ACCAGACCTGTTGTGTGCCGCTCGAGATGACGGCTCTGCAGAGGTATGGCAACTTGGTGAGAACTTTGTCTGTGAAACAGATTTCCTTCAAGTTGAGTCAACAATTTTGCTGTAG
- the LOC135377643 gene encoding cytoplasmic dynein 2 intermediate chain 2-like isoform X1 has translation MFSNEVVDYNEFPSSWKKTSISVNTEMQTEQVNSHAAAVQTRTYADAEVQAAQNDAKIPKQRDWDMTSVGSFLKETLPLMTAQLQMASRSTALPHYCPVRDKDQQQLSVSPLFQLAFPARLRCSGISWNCTGSVVALSCSIPTHDGWCLHDSSAFLWSLHRQTSKECKPSSILNTEGCLSALAFHSHKSAILVAGTLHGDIILWDLGRDLENWITGSNVIKGEHHDAVTGVHWSTYVDTADSFLSCSLDGRILYWKLIHPSQKPEPKERFIITTDSMPQSMNIKSGASSSSAIGVTSVSLNQFDPSLFVIGTEGGAVLQGSLNSSKHLPYISGSLDEGYKCPVVKGFHPHKGHVIKVCYSPFSRNVFLSSGVDQTVKVFSHMQAQPTAVIQMAHEVASVQWSPKTPVMLTVLQRDGHIKFFDIRSLSIPYAEIESGIQHCTASALQYCQNQPDLLCAARDDGSAEVWQLGENFVCETDFLQVESTILL, from the exons ATGTTTTCAAATGAGGTCGTTGACTACAATGAATTTCCTTCATCGTGGAAGAAAACCAG CATTTCAGTTAACACTGAGATGCAGACTGAGCAAGTGAATTCGCACGCAGCTGCTGTGCAGACTCGGACGTATGCTGATGCTGAG GTACAGGCAGCTCAAAACGATGCGAAGATACCTAAACAAAGGGACTGGGATATGACGTCGGTGGGCTCATTCCTAAAAGAGACTTTACCACTGATGACAGCACAGCTGCAAATGGCGTCCAGGAGCACAGCTCTTCCACATTACTGCCCCGTGCGTGACAAAGATCAGCAACAACTATCTGTATCACCATTGTTTCAGCTAGCCTTTCCTGCACGT CTTCGTTGCAGTGGGATATCGTGGAACTGTACTGGCTCTGTCGTCGCACTATCAT GCAGTATACCCACTCACGATGGCTGGTGTCTGCATGATTCATCTGCGTTTTTATGGAGCTTGCATCGTCAAACTTCAAAGGAGTGCAAGCCAAGCAGCATTCTAAATACAGAAGGCTGTTTGTCGGCGCTTGCATTTCACTCGCACAAGTCTGCTATACTTGTTGCTGGGACACTTCACG gTGATATCATATTGTGGGATTTGGGGCGGGATCTTGAGAACTGGATTACTGGATCGAATGTCATCAAGGGTGAACACCACGACGCTGTCACGGGCGTACATTGGAGTACATATGTTGATACAGCGGATTCG TTTCTTAGCTGTAGTCTGGATGGAAGAATATTGTACTGGAAGCTCATTCATCCTAGCCAAAAACCAGAACCAAAAGAGCGGTTTATAATCACCACAGACAGTATGCCCCAAAGCATGAATATCAAGTCCGGGGCGAGCAGCAGCTCTGCTATAGGAG TGACATCGGTTTCTCTGAACCAGTTCGACCCTTCATTGTTCGTCATTGGAACAGAAGGAGGCGCGGTGCTCCAAGGGTCCCTCAACTCATCGAAACACTTGCCAT ACATAAGTGGGTCTCTAGATGAAGGTTACAAGTGCCCAGTAGTGAAGGGGTTTCACCCCCACAAGGGCCATGTCATAAAAGTCTGCTATTCGCCATTCTCAAGAAATGTCTTCCTGTCCTCCGGTGTTGATCAGACAGTGAAAGTCTTCAGCCATATGCAG GCACAACCAACTGCCGTTATCCAAATGGCACATGAAGTAGCAAGTGTGCAGTGGTCTCCTAAAACACCAGTGATGCTGACAGTCCTTCAACGCGATGGACACATTAAGTTTTTTGATATTCGGTCACTGTCCATACCTTATGCGGAGATTGAATCTGGTATTCAGCATTGTACTGCGAGTGCACTACAGTACTGCCAAAACCA ACCAGACCTGTTGTGTGCCGCTCGAGATGACGGCTCTGCAGAGGTATGGCAACTTGGTGAGAACTTTGTCTGTGAAACAGATTTCCTTCAAGTTGAGTCAACAATTTTGCTGTAG